cttgctcgttcacgaagcccgctatagaaagcagagtattaaatacacttgacattggtgaaatctaaaaggaaacgccataaacctaagagatagatagatagatgtctgtgaccacgaaaaatTACCAAGTTATTATTAGTATCGAATTGTGAGACAGCCGTGATGTAAAACATTTGATATTGTGACCATGTCCATGACCATGTGTGACCATCATGTCTCAAGGGTGGTGTCGTTTACGTAGTGGTttcgtattctttttttatttgcggtacaaataaaaagaaaacaagttATCGTCGAACGCGACGAAGAGTTCAACTTGCAACTTAAGCCATAGAGTTTCATGCTTGATCTTCTCTGttagtgggtcacgattctgatctggtggtagattcagcgaagctaTGCTGCTAGGGCATTTCAGTATGTTTGCCATTTCAGTATGACCCCTCAGCTCGATTATCTATCTGGAGAAGCCGGTATAGGCCTTAAAGGCGATTAGACCGAAAAAAAACTACTTGACTGATTTGACTACTCAATTTGAGTATTTCATTCTTTTATAGTAGTTTTCTAGTTCTtttggttgtaggacctcttgtgagtccgcacgggtaggtaccaccgccccttctgtttctgccgtgaagcagtaatgggtttcggtttgaagggtggggcagccgttgtaactatactgagaccttagaacttatatctcaaggtgtgtggcgcatttacgttgtagatgtctatgggctccagtaaccacttaacaccaggtgggctgtgaactcgttcacatatctaagcaataaaaaaaaagctatgctGCTAGGGCAGATGCTAACCATTTCAGGATGAGCCGTGTGAGCTCGATTACATTAGGCAGGTGGGACACTGATAGATAAATGATTAGCACTAATTCACCGAattaaatatactaaaataaacACGAGAGTTGCAGATATATTTGTATGATTAGATTCtttgaaattttcaataattccATCTAAAGCCTACAGAGCAACGTAATcttaaaaaatttttacaataaaaaacttttacttctttaaaacaaattttataaaaatattccttAACTATTCAACTAATAACTACAGAACAGGCGGGCCTAACTTTTcggtacaaaattttctctcCGTCGACATACACATTGTTGTAACAACTATTTCTAGAAAGTTTCATATTAAAAGTTGATGTTTTCaacttttacattattttttatttatatagttttttGAACGTAGTCGTTTTTGTTCTTCAgcgatttttaaatattattgtgtaCATGATGTCAAAGATAGACTTTACTAATCATGAGTGATAACTGTGGCTTTTGAATACGTACTCTCTCAACAATGTGTATTCTCTACAGTAAATTCTCTTGATACGTTAGAGAAATAAGGAAACTTCAAAGCACTGACGGAATATCGCGCCGATGTTTGTGGCTATAGCCTGATTGTGTGGTTCAATGTTTCCCACATATACCATTATAGAGTTAATTCCAGTTGTTTATAGAGCGGTGGAGAGACGACCTTTGCGTGTGGctctatataatatgtaataagatAACTAGAATTGTATATTTCATAAAGTGAGATGACCTCAAATATTAAGGGGGTTTGAAAATGTTAAGTCACTGGTTTAGGCATTGAATATTTCGATCTAAAAGATTTATGTAAATGTtacgttattatattatattcattctTATTCcacataaattgaaaatttaaattacggttaagttaattattagaattaataCCAAAGTTCTGGAAGAGATCGAATTGATGAATCAAAAGTCGTTTATCGTTGACACGTCTTTTTAAGCATTATAAATAGGCTAATGGATGAACATACCGATTATATATGTGTTTGATAATTTCCTTTCGCAGGATGTTACAGAAGGGATAGTAAAGCTATGGAGACCACAATCTAATGCTAAGAAATTCATTGCATTCCTCGAAGACCTAAAACGCGACCCAGATAAATATTTGATTACAAATGAATCGATCGATGAGAAATCTGAAGCTGAGATGGCTTTAATAGAGAGCCAGTAtcaaacagttaaaaaaaaggGTACAGAAGAACTTGTTAACGTTAATAATAGCATCgaagatttattgaaaaaatggGTACCGGTTAAAAGCTTCCTGTACAGGAACCAACCAAAGCAAATTAATAAGGCCGCACCGTCCTATCTTCCCATGAAGCCTGTATCTCCAAAGCGCTCCAAAAAGTTCTTCAGGCTAAACTCATATGAATATCCATTGTTTGACTTACGTTCGCGGCTTAAGCAAGACACTACGGACAAATACTATCCAATGAAAAGAACAAGCATATTTTACAtaaacaaattatacaaaagACCCGAATGGGGAACCAAGTACAAATCTATATCGACAACTGAAGAATTTACGGATAAATATGCAGAGGATCATCTTTACGAAGACTTGAATTACAATGAAATACCTGAGAATACTAAAAACTTTGTAAGAGACGACAGAATAAGCAGCTGCAACTTAAATCAGACTTCTAAACCGTGTATGGTTAAAATTCAAGAACTTATCCAATCATTTAGGATGCCGTTTTTTGGTGGCAAAAAGACTGATCCGCTCAATGATGTTGGTTGCGCGGTGGAAAACGGTGTGGATGATAAAGAAACAAACATATATGAGAGCAATGATCCGATGGCAAATATGTATGATTCGGTGCATGTGAACAATGAAAACGTTATTGCAAATCAAAGCGTGAAGGTATGAATTATTTTAacgtggtaggaccttttgtgagtccgcacaggtaagtaccaccacttcaaagcctatttctgccgtgaagcagtaatgagtttcggtttgaagagtggggcagccgttgtaactatagtgagatcttagaactcatatcttaaggtgggtggcggcatttacgttgtagacatctatgggcttcggtaaccacgtaaaaccaggtgggccgtgagctcgtccaccgacttaagcaacaaaaaatcgGTTTACTATTTaagcgtatgtttttttttgtttttaagctaCACTCAATACTGACTTTAAATGTTCCAGACAAAATTACCGGTGGAAGACTATTTAGATCCAGTTCAAATTAACAAAGATTATCTGGACGTTCAGTACAAACAGAAAGACGACTCTATACTCGGTTATATTATGAGTATATTCGAGAACAGATTCGGAATGAAACGAGGTATGTgtaatataatactagctgaccaaGCGAACTTTGTGCCGCTTTAGAGGCAataatcgattttatcaaggtaaattttttatttggataattaatgtaaattaaaaaaaaagggtgcgtgtacttatgtacgcgcgttagaagttatactttatttttattaaatttatttctttttttttatttaaattttaatcaattttaaaaaaaatcgattaaataacatcctcaaacacgcatattggacatcccttttcttgacatcgtatatattcggtaattctcggtacggttcggaaaattcacctgcggctatattcagactcgccaagttacgtcggtcatatatgagtcgactattatcaaaggcggcaatctgacttttggacaattggtaaatcagaaaaacgaattattgactttgtattccatcggcagtcacaaaactcttcggaacgacatcttagataaataacaggttaactattaacctttatttaatgcaggttttaaaccgtattctttgaaggagacgattatattcaaatcaatctgtattgacatatcaataaaaattttttgtccgaatgcacagattgccacctttgataatagacgactcatatattgtaatgagcgatttagtgggcaacttcatttctgttaattttgtgtcacggtgcgcgcgcatcgtaaaatttcactcccatcaatttttcataacgcgcctaaagaagtataacttcaaaagcaACTATTTGAATGATTCTTCTTTACTGgccatttattttagtttttattattattattatattatcttgttcttcttcagtccttttactcgcaatgtttcgaatcctagttgcattacggcttcgtcgggaaagatttgatcgttttggtcgcggcatggctttcttaatgattagATAATCATTAAGACTCGGCATCTCAGCACTATAAGCGAATAGaaactcgaaacaaacacatcaaccggtcaacttcaaaattctaatttaattaacCATAGGCTACTTTACGTTTagcaaatcacacaacttcactcttcgcgttcccgccaaaaagtccctgaTAGGATGGAAGGAAGGCAGGAATACAGTACGATGTTACAGGTTAATTTTTTTGGAGGCAACGGCTCCGGTTTCTGTAAGCCACCGATGTTGTCAATAATTTGAGAAGCATTTTCaagtaattattaaaacataGCTACGTTGAATTAATAATCTATAgtgcaataatatttttatttaaaaatattttgaaattaattgtagaacaatttgaaattgaattttataagtggtttaaaaaaagaaaagcctttaataatatatttttttatcagcgTCCATTTTCTTCCGTCCTTTCTTTTTCATTCCTGAATAACACGACGAATCTCCAACTGAGGAGTTTTCGATGTATTATCGCCGCTTACGACATTCAATGGCGCCGGTGATAGCGCGTAATACATACCTAgttatttgaaaatgttttttttttttaacaaatcatCGCTTCGTTGAATAACATCCGAGGCGCTTACAAAAGGTAAGTACATATAATTTTGGCTGCGGTAATGACGAATAATCCTATTCAATCTAATTTTCGACACGAATGAAGATTTGCCGACATTCACACCGTTAGTGTTCGTTGTTGTAACTTTTCAATGACTCTGAGGACTATTTACAACCAAAACAATACATTTACATTCAAAATTCAAGGCAGCAATTTCTCTATTCGATTTTTATTTGGgactaacgacccgccctcgcttcgcttcggaaacattaaattttattattgactagcgacctgccctcgcttcgcttcggaaaaattacattttattattgttacccgcggttatttacGTGCCGCGTGTGAAgccgcggggtgaagctagtctaaaaaaagtagcctaagctactccttatatcatcagctatcaatgaaagtcccgtcaaaatcggtctagacgttccagagattagccggaacaaacagacagacacagacaaaaattgtaaaaaaatgttattttggtgtatgtaccgtatatataggtatattcatatgcatgtagt
The sequence above is drawn from the Bombyx mori chromosome 26, ASM3026992v2 genome and encodes:
- the LOC101739712 gene encoding uncharacterized protein LOC101739712, giving the protein MSVQDRNKKLDCLDTEGVVKLLQTWDLVEFVDFVKEKQLDGRKIADVTEGIVKLWRPQSNAKKFIAFLEDLKRDPDKYLITNESIDEKSEAEMALIESQYQTVKKKGTEELVNVNNSIEDLLKKWVPVKSFLYRNQPKQINKAAPSYLPMKPVSPKRSKKFFRLNSYEYPLFDLRSRLKQDTTDKYYPMKRTSIFYINKLYKRPEWGTKYKSISTTEEFTDKYAEDHLYEDLNYNEIPENTKNFVRDDRISSCNLNQTSKPCMVKIQELIQSFRMPFFGGKKTDPLNDVGCAVENGVDDKETNIYESNDPMANMYDSVHVNNENVIANQSVKTKLPVEDYLDPVQINKDYLDVQYKQKDDSILGYIMSIFENRFGMKRDTNDARSEGSDNGSEGDVAQHAQKPEDRKSRKMADRPLPVPIENEPFYMNIDRTEAESLLKGQPDGMFVLRPSSQPNHAYTLSVSCTGAVHNVGVRRRQDGRLALGFARRGERSFTSVASLLRHHRRRRLLLVAEGGVIGATTLIDTPQYYQTPRSIPIPI